The genomic stretch TTTGTTGTTCCGATTCCCGACAATGTTCTAATGCTTCTTGTGCTTGTTGAGTCTCGATAAATGAACGATTAACTAATTGTCGTTGAGTAATTAATTCTTTACCGCCATAATCATCTAACAAGTCTCTTTGACTACTGGCAGACAATAGTTGTCCTGTTTCTCCTTGGGCTGTAACTTCTAAAAGTCGATCGCGTAGCTGGGTTATAATTTGCTTATTGACGACAACTCCATTTACTCGACATCGAGAACGAAAATTATCTTTACTAAAAGTTAGCTCCCGACTACAAACTACTGTATCATCATGGAAAGGCTCAACTTCTTGAGATTCCAACCATGTTTCTAAATCAGGATAGGTTTGAAAACTGGCTTCTACGATCGCTTTTTTTGCACCAGTGCGAATCATTCTTTGATTAGCTTTTCCCCCTAACACCACGTCAATGGCATCAAGAATAATGGATTTTCCTGCACCAGTTTCTCCCGTGAGAACATTTAAACCACTGCCAAATTCTAACTCTATATGATCTACTAAGGCAAAATTATTGATGCGAATAGCAATTAACATTTATCAGCAACGGACATTATCGAATATCTCTCTATTGTATAAGCTAAAATGGAAGATATAAAAACATCCAGTATTCACAATCAAAGTTTATGACACAAGCAGTAATCTCTAATCACGGTATCCAATTAACAGAAAATGCCCTCAAACACGTTTTAATGTTAAAACAGCAACAGGGTAATGAAAATCTTTGTTTACGGGTAGGCGTTAGACAAGGTGGTTGTTCTGGAATGTCTTATATGATGGATTTTGAAGATGTCAATAATATTACGGAACATGATGATACTTTTGATTATGAAGGTTTTAAATTAGTCTGCGAT from Geminocystis sp. NIES-3709 encodes the following:
- a CDS encoding iron-sulfur cluster assembly accessory protein, with the translated sequence MTQAVISNHGIQLTENALKHVLMLKQQQGNENLCLRVGVRQGGCSGMSYMMDFEDVNNITEHDDTFDYEGFKLVCDRKSLLYLYGLVLDYSNAMIGGGFQFTNPNANQTCGCGKSFAA